A section of the Paenibacillus odorifer genome encodes:
- a CDS encoding pectate lyase translates to MSLLKSIKKNVSVTMCITLLFSLFIVYPASASTFFQDRFEEGGNLWTSTSGNWTIVEDEGNSVYYQSATKEGRTSAGDSAWSDYTVEADVKVVDFNGSNRTYVAGRYIDGNNFYAASLYNNNDGMLEIRKKVSGSTTTLTSKPYTLQTGVWYNVKLEMSGNTINMYVNDTLELSASDSKLKKGTAGLVTFKTITMFDNVTVSDTNGTTPTPTVTPSPTAIPTPTAIPTPTTIPTPTASQTPTASPTPTATPTPTAAPIPTAIPTPTATPTPTATPIPTAIPTPTATPTPTATPIPTVSPTPTPVQVSEYDLAGFATGTTGGGNIQETSPLYKKVYSAEDLATALRKGSKIKVIEIMNDLDLGWNEISDAAKISPFSAHNSALTHPVLIETGVSKVSIDNFDGLTIFSAKGATLKHAAFTFKRSSNVIIRNLEFDELWEWDEATKGNYDKNDWDYITIENSNNVWIDHCTFNKSYDGVVDVKKGSNGVTISWSSFLGDDRNANSWVTQQINAMEANKAAYPMYAYLRSSSVGLSKDDIIAIAASQKKGHLIGATEFAADNALLSVTLHHNYYKDIQDRMPRLRSGNAHAYNIVMDNEDTRLAKKRLTSAMEKAISSKGYHFGVTSNGAISTEGGAVLLESSVIIDVVNPLRNNQADASNSKYTGAIAALDTIYSLDGATFRGDSTSKNSPLSPAPAAVKAFAWNGFTTLPYSYTSDDPVSLKSRLTAVDGSGAGKLSWSNEEWLKTSYSN, encoded by the coding sequence ATGAGTTTGCTAAAATCAATCAAGAAAAATGTGAGTGTTACTATGTGCATAACCCTGCTCTTTTCTCTTTTTATTGTGTATCCGGCAAGTGCTTCTACCTTCTTCCAAGACCGCTTTGAAGAGGGCGGTAATCTATGGACATCCACTAGTGGGAATTGGACTATTGTTGAGGACGAAGGCAACAGCGTATATTACCAGTCTGCCACAAAAGAAGGACGTACTTCTGCAGGTGATTCAGCCTGGAGCGATTACACTGTGGAAGCGGATGTAAAAGTAGTTGATTTTAATGGCTCAAACAGAACTTATGTTGCAGGCAGATACATAGATGGAAATAATTTTTATGCAGCTTCTTTGTATAATAATAATGATGGCATGCTGGAAATCAGAAAAAAGGTTTCTGGATCTACTACAACTTTGACCAGCAAACCCTACACTCTGCAAACAGGAGTTTGGTATAATGTAAAACTTGAAATGAGCGGAAATACCATCAACATGTATGTAAATGATACGCTGGAGCTCTCAGCTTCCGATTCCAAATTAAAAAAAGGTACAGCAGGGCTCGTTACCTTTAAGACAATTACGATGTTCGACAACGTGACCGTTTCTGACACCAATGGCACTACACCGACACCGACTGTCACGCCGTCACCAACTGCTATACCGACTCCGACTGCTATACCAACACCAACTACAATACCGACTCCGACTGCTTCACAGACACCAACTGCTTCACCGACACCTACTGCTACACCAACACCTACTGCTGCACCGATACCGACTGCAATACCGACTCCGACTGCTACACCAACACCTACTGCTACGCCGATACCGACTGCAATACCGACTCCGACTGCTACACCAACACCTACTGCTACGCCGATACCAACTGTTTCACCAACGCCTACACCGGTACAGGTTAGTGAATATGATTTGGCTGGGTTTGCCACAGGAACAACAGGTGGTGGAAATATCCAAGAAACCAGTCCACTCTATAAAAAGGTATATAGCGCAGAAGATCTTGCCACTGCACTGAGAAAAGGATCCAAAATAAAGGTTATTGAAATTATGAACGACTTGGATCTGGGATGGAATGAAATTTCTGATGCGGCAAAGATCTCCCCATTTAGCGCTCATAACAGTGCTTTAACACATCCCGTATTAATAGAGACTGGTGTCAGCAAAGTGTCTATAGACAACTTCGACGGTTTGACCATTTTCTCTGCTAAGGGTGCAACCCTTAAACATGCCGCTTTTACTTTTAAAAGAAGCTCTAACGTCATCATCCGCAACCTTGAATTTGATGAGCTGTGGGAATGGGATGAAGCAACCAAAGGAAATTACGATAAAAACGACTGGGACTACATCACCATTGAGAATAGCAACAACGTATGGATCGACCACTGCACCTTCAATAAATCTTATGACGGAGTTGTCGATGTTAAAAAAGGCAGCAACGGCGTCACCATTTCATGGTCTTCCTTCTTAGGGGATGATAGAAACGCAAACAGCTGGGTTACTCAGCAAATTAATGCTATGGAAGCCAACAAGGCTGCTTATCCCATGTACGCTTATTTAAGAAGCAGCTCAGTTGGCCTAAGTAAAGACGACATCATTGCGATTGCCGCTAGTCAAAAAAAGGGCCATTTAATAGGCGCAACAGAATTTGCAGCTGATAATGCGCTTCTTTCTGTGACGCTCCATCACAACTACTATAAAGATATACAAGACCGCATGCCCCGCCTTCGTAGTGGTAATGCGCATGCCTATAACATTGTAATGGACAACGAAGATACCAGATTGGCTAAAAAACGTCTAACCTCCGCTATGGAAAAAGCGATCTCAAGCAAGGGGTATCATTTCGGGGTTACAAGTAACGGAGCAATCTCGACAGAAGGAGGAGCTGTATTACTTGAAAGTTCTGTAATCATTGATGTAGTGAATCCACTTCGCAACAATCAAGCGGATGCGAGTAATAGCAAATATACGGGTGCAATCGCAGCTTTAGATACGATCTATTCACTAGATGGAGCAACATTCAGAGGAGACAGTACATCTAAGAACAGCCCTCTCTCCCCTGCACCCGCTGCCGTTAAAGCATTTGCATGGAACGGATTCACAACACTACCTTATAGCTACACTTCAGATGACCCAGTTAGTCTAAAATCTAGACTTACCGCTGTTGACGGTTCAGGGGCTGGCAAATTGTCCTGGTCAAACGAGGAATGGTTGAAAACAAGTTACAGTAACTAA
- a CDS encoding DUF4179 domain-containing protein: protein MSSQEELAMLSDAERIPQEQKIENAAAQIYAIQAGLELGKKRGRRLMFTKSAMSVLAAAMMIAGLLFFNPTQLMPQQGTSSAETFDWGVLEPFKTLAAADIDALTLESAIRNDYVQIVNKSAESNGYKITLNAVLADENKIMLLYTGTTSDGQEVYSVNSVKLTDAETGRDVMEENGNRGGMGAHAEGTIYTWLGKTAFSLDRNKPRPTDVVADFQIASVDPGMLSKPKTGTVLSDMRYSDRLKVNFSIDPKFWELKTETLVVDHPFKIDGQEVKLAEVELSPLSIALKFTINEELKTDWIVRNELFQKLPYELTAQVGKHDIKINPNSGSGADDGFISYFSSNVLDHPKSLRLKLSAGADREKEEYIDILKK, encoded by the coding sequence ATGAGTAGTCAAGAGGAGCTTGCCATGTTAAGCGATGCCGAACGTATCCCACAAGAACAAAAAATAGAGAATGCAGCCGCTCAAATCTATGCGATCCAAGCAGGCTTGGAATTAGGCAAGAAACGTGGCAGAAGGTTAATGTTCACAAAAAGCGCGATGTCTGTGCTGGCGGCTGCAATGATGATAGCGGGCCTGCTGTTCTTCAATCCAACCCAGCTGATGCCACAGCAAGGGACTTCGAGTGCTGAAACGTTCGATTGGGGCGTATTGGAGCCTTTTAAAACATTGGCTGCAGCTGATATTGATGCTCTTACTTTAGAGTCTGCAATCCGGAATGATTATGTACAAATCGTTAATAAGAGTGCTGAATCAAATGGATATAAAATTACTCTGAATGCTGTGCTTGCTGATGAAAACAAAATCATGCTGCTGTATACAGGAACAACAAGTGATGGTCAGGAAGTGTACAGTGTAAATAGTGTGAAGCTGACAGATGCTGAAACTGGACGAGATGTAATGGAGGAGAATGGGAATAGAGGCGGAATGGGAGCACACGCAGAGGGAACCATATATACTTGGCTCGGCAAAACTGCATTTTCACTGGACCGAAATAAACCAAGACCAACAGACGTAGTGGCGGATTTTCAGATTGCCTCTGTAGACCCGGGAATGTTAAGTAAACCGAAAACAGGAACGGTTTTATCTGACATGCGGTATTCTGATCGTTTAAAAGTAAACTTCTCTATTGATCCTAAGTTTTGGGAGCTGAAGACGGAGACGTTAGTTGTGGACCACCCTTTCAAAATTGACGGACAGGAAGTAAAACTAGCCGAAGTCGAGCTTTCTCCGTTAAGCATAGCGCTCAAATTTACGATAAATGAGGAATTGAAAACGGATTGGATCGTCCGAAATGAACTGTTTCAAAAGCTCCCCTATGAATTAACTGCGCAGGTTGGGAAGCACGACATTAAAATTAATCCGAATTCTGGTAGTGGAGCTGATGATGGATTTATAAGTTACTTCAGCAGCAATGTGTTGGATCACCCGAAGTCACTGCGTTTGAAGCTTAGTGCGGGGGCAGATCGAGAGAAAGAAGAGTATATTGATATTCTGAAAAAATGA